The Dioscorea cayenensis subsp. rotundata cultivar TDr96_F1 chromosome 11, TDr96_F1_v2_PseudoChromosome.rev07_lg8_w22 25.fasta, whole genome shotgun sequence genomic interval TGACACGTGCCAATCAAACAAATTTGGTAGATCCTGTCAACGAAATCGAAAGAACCTTGCATCAAAGATTGAGAGAGGTGGCTGAGAGTTAAGAACATCAAGGAACACGAGTTGAGATTAGTGAACTTTCAGTTATGGCATAACCAAGGTGAACTTTCTGTTATGGCAGAACCAAGGTGAACCTTGTCTGATTATGAAAGGCCTCAGTTTACTGGTGAGGAATTTAGTGTGCATGCTCCCATTCTACAGGCtaacaactttgaaatcaaagcaagcagAATATGGTCCAAAATTCCGTACAATTTTATGGGCTAGCTGATGAAGACCCGCATGCTCATTTGTCTTGCTTCCTCAAAATTTGTTCCACATTCAAGATTAACTCAGTGTTTGATGATGCGATATGATTGAGATTATTCCCTTTCAGTCTAAGGAGAGCAGCAAATAGGTGGCTCACTTCATTGGCTCTGGGATCGACCACCACTTCGAATGAAACAGTGGAAAAATTTCTTGCTAGGTATTTCCCAGCAAGCAAAGCAGCTAGATTGAGGCAAGAGATTTCTGCATTCCAGCAAGGGGACTCCGAGACACTTTTCGAAgcacatgagagattcaaggatctcctacgcAAGTGCCCCCATCACAGCTTCTCCACTGGGATGAGGATCAAGATGCTTTGCAATGGCCTGAATTATGCAACTAGACAACTCATCGATGCTGCAGCAGGGGGGTCATTGAGTAATAAAACACTTGAAGATGctgaaattttgattaaaaacatggcAAGTAATGAATGCCATTGGTCTACTAGACAGAAACCCACTAGAGCAGCTAGAATCTATGAGATAAATGATAACACTACGCTAGCCACCAAGGTTAAGGTCCTATCAAAGAGATTCAATCAGTTTGTGTTGGGTACAAGCTAAAATTCTAGAGCAATTTTGTCTTGTGATACCTGTGGGACGGGGCATGCTACTGTTCAGTGTCCAATCTCAATAGCCTTAGATGCCCCAGTAGagacagttgattatgttgggggagGCCTAGAGGCCTAGGGAATCCCTATGGAAACACATATAATTCGGGGTGGAGCAATCTCcgaaatttttcatggagtttaTCAACAGCAACATCGGCACCCGCAGCCACAAGGACCTCCACATAAACCTCCTTTGCGGACCGAGAAGAAGTTCACCACTGAAGATGTGTTAGCGAGATTTATGATCGGTACCGAGGCAAAATGtgtgaacatcaacaatcaatTCGCTAAAGTGAACATTGTTTTGAGTAATGTTCATGCCTCTATTCAATCATTGGAAAAGCAGGTTGGGCAACTTGCTAGGGCAAATTCTGAGTGCCTACCGTGTAGCTTACCTAGTAACACTGAAAATAATCCGAGGGATCATTTGAAAGCCGTCACTCTCAGGAGCGGGAAACAGGTTGAAGCACGAGCCGAGGAGGGCTCAAGCACTAAGCATGATGGGGTAGACGTACAGGAAGACCTTAAGCCATCTGAGAGTGAAGTTGAAGGAAGAAAGGAAAagcaagatgaagaaacccttcAACTACCAACACCAAGGGTACCCGACTACAAGCTGGCCATTCCGTATCCAGCAAGGTTGAAGCAAGATAAAGAGGAggctcaattcaagaaattcctcaaTATATTCAAGTAGTTGAACATAAATGTCCCTTTTGTTGAagcgttgactcaaatgcctaagtatgtaaaGTTTATGAAAGAGCTGCTaactaacaagagaaaattggaggagttAGAAACAGTTGCATTAACACGGAACTACTCTGCAATGATTCAGAGGAATCTCTCTATGAAATTGACTGATCCTGggagtttcattattccatgtgtgATTGGGGAAGGCATGCAAGAAAGGCCTTAGCAGATTCTCGGGCCAGCATCAATGTAATGCACTATAAGCTGTTTTCGAAACTGGGATTGAAAGACATGAGGCCTATAAGGATGACAATACAACTTGCAAATCGGTCTATAAAGAAACACCGCGGTGTTGTTGAGGATGTGCTGGTTAGAGTAGACAAGCTCATTATCCCGGTGGATTTTGTTATTCtggatgtggatgatgatgttgaagtcccATTGATCCTCGGGTGACCATTTCTTAACACTGTCGGCGCCCTCATTGATGCAAAGGGGGAAAGAATGACATTGAGAgtgggggatgaggaagtcattcTTACGCTCCCCGCGGCCATGAAACACACCTTGGACCACGATGATCCTCTCAATTTTACTGCTAAAActgatattaatattattgattgTGTGCAAGAGGTCTTGGCGATTAACCCTTGGATGAATTCTTGGAAGGAATGGATAGCGATGAGTGCAAGGAGAACAACCCACCTCCCACACAAGTAAAGCATATAGGTTGTGTGGGGACATTTTTGTGGCcgaacaataaaaagaaatcgaCCACTAAGAAAATTTGGTGTAAGAGGGACAGGAAACATAAATTGGTGATGAATTGCACACTATCATCACCATGGGAGATCGATCAACTATTCTTCGAGGGGAAGTGTAAATTTCGTGTCTTTTCATGCCTCTCGAAGAGTTTCccatcttggagcacttctcttggatttggaggtaagtccccaccatttgatccaaCATGAGGTAAGAAtaaaggtacgtcgagctaatgatgttaaacaagcgcttctttggaggcaacccaagtctttaaattttcgtatctcttttagttgcttagtttctttgttgtggttgaatgcttatgtttgtgtgtttctcgtatttttgttgttgtgctcaactcatgctaAGGCTTGCTCGCTTGTCTTTGGCCTttaattagtattgtttagtcATGTTTCGTTGTTATTTTGGCGTTTAAGAGGttgtaattcatattttattgagtttgcaagaggaaCTGTGACAATTTTTTGACTTTCCATGTCCATACGGGTTGTATACGGCCCATATGGACACTTGTGCCATGTTCCAGGGCCTTGCAGGCGTCATTGTGGCCGCAAGAGACCCCTCACGATGACCTCGACCCAATGGGCTGTGGGTCTCACGGGCGTCATGCGCCCGTGAGACCGCCCGTGAGGCTCCCGGCCTCACGCGGCGCGCGAGGGCAGAAACACTCACGGGGGCCATGCACCCATATGGTGCTCGTGTGCCTTTCAGGCTGGATTTTCCAGCCCATGGGGGAGTATGTGCCCGCATGGGCTCCGCATGGGTTGGGCAGCCCATTAAAGGGGTGTTcttcccctttctctctctactCCAACCTGCATCTTCTCCCCCTTATGTCCTCTCATTCCTCTttcactctacctcatttctccaccatttttcttggttttttcttctctaatctcctctcctccatcttacAAACTCAACCTTGGGTTTTAATTGGAGTTTTACCATTTGTTTCGCCAGATTTCTTAACTCCAAGCTTTAAAGCCCTAATTCATGGTTTGGCTACAAACTTCggttttgttgtgcttttattttatctttgaagtatgaatgatatatttggttgttgtgatgtggtgtgTGCTTAATTCCTTCAGTCTgtccttcatttgtaaattttcgGAAGCTCCATGTCTAGGTGAAACGGCCGGGAATTTTTTcacgagttactgtagcaaatgctGAATTTTTCATTGTTCACAATGAAAATGTCGTGCAttcaaatttttcttaattctatgatgatatggatatctcctatgattgtatttatgaaaatcttggtttgatattatgtttttatggtATAGGAATACCGGTCAGCGAGTTTTATCAAAGTAGCCAAGACACGGTGTGGCACCTAGTAGAGTGCCATTCTTAGCCTTACCAAAACATAGGGCACGCTACAATCTCTTGATTCCCAAGCCTTTTGGTATTGTCTGGACAATTAAACACAATGACCTCGAAGTTCTTGGTTTGGCCGAGACCGTGTTGGAATTAATCAATCATGATGGTTGGGACtgaattttctcaattaatgatCCGGCTTACCGTGAGCTCACCTTGGAGGTCCTAAGCACAATCAAATTAGTAAAACCGTCCGGGATAAGTTTCCATGTCTTTGGGACAATGCACACAATTAGTGACACACAATTGGGTTGTTTCTTTGGCTTATATGATGAGGGATTCATGAACACACCCGCATTTCATCGTCTTCCTACAGATTTTCCGGGCACCATGACACACACGCGGTTCTGGAATATTATCTTTGGCCCACGCAAGAATGAGTCAAGGAAAGCATCTCATCTTCACAATCCCGCGCATCGATATGTTCATGCACTCTTAAGTCGAGGTATTAGCGGGTGGGGTGACAGCACTGGGGTAATCATTTGCTCCGACTTACTCATGCTATACAGTATTGATCACTACCCGATCCACCTTGGCTACTGACAACActccttgcgtatgtcccgcaagtgcacgggtttgtcaaagtaataaaatcccaaatgagtggggtatcgtatccacagggagtatggaataaaaacacttaaattgtttcttaactaagtgaaagatgaatagggatatgtgtgacaagatgtgaaataacaaagtaaaagaacaagaatgagagcacaagtaaaatagaaggtaaggcaattgatataaaagGGGTACGTGAATATTGTTTTGCCTAGGACAAtggtttcaagtgcaagaaccctctatatactttctaactgatgcaataatgagtcgtggagatccttaaattcatggccccaaatctaaggtcaaccatgcctaactctatacatgtcccggaggagaaattgaataacctctcaacctcgcacttgtataaaattgcaatgagttatagggattccaagtgataaatcctcttcctacatgtagacctaaccttttggtccaggtggaaagtcactagccacaattaagccctaggtgctaaaatcacttcaacgcttcactcagttgcaccggcaactaagcccagtggaaggtcatcctttagcccattcactttactatgaccgcaaagatcttgaggaaatgaaggtagaataaatcacaccagaggagaaaggggacgctccgctacctctcgacttagccctcaaccctctccaatctatctttgtctaactctcgtggtgtgtcactcactcacaagggttaccaacaagaactctcaaccttagtattactctaagggagtattcatacaatcaagcattcaagattggaactcaaataaaacatcaattaattgaaagcataataaagaggttcaatgaaacaaatacatcctcaggttcacaaatacccaagtacccactagggggtttagctctccatggacctaattacaatcaatgaaatcaaatgtaaaagcaaagaatccatagaaaacccccacGATAGTTATGGCattggtcttgtggagagtcctctactcgtccaagggtccctttgtccggaaTAGGATACATCTCGCTAGATCGGtggcgacgaaagctctcccactaaccttcttccaaacggagcgcgatgtcagagccatagaacctcttccaatccctagctaatacctctcgaaaccctagccgccgtcctttctcaagttgtggaaaagatggagaaaagaatcctgaaattcGGGCTGAAATctgccttaaatagggctggaatcgagaatccacacgcctatgtgggcGCCCTTTGGATTTTTtgcacgggagtgtggaatttccactcgcccgtgtggattctctgttttcaacCTTCTTTCGACCGGGTATGAACAATACCtgttacagtgttttgctacaatgtttacttcatggtactgtagcagagttaCTATTTATGCTGCggggcattcggctgtgagcttcatgggtgcccgtgaggtttcttGGAAATTCACAACTCTCAGTTTCTGTAGCAGAAACACTGTAGGTGAGTACTGTAGCACTACACTTCTCTGggcaaaatggcagtgagcttcgTGGGCaaccatgcgcccgcatggagcccataTGGACCTGACAGGATATAAACTTGACTGAATTTCTAGGGTAAGGGGAGACGTTTTTTGGAAAAAGCTTTTTGGGGAGTTCTTGGTgccgacttccaccagttctGAGGTGGCAAGATCACACGGTTTGGAGAAgtggaatcaaagggagaagcttggtttggctagatctttatcgatctcttctttgggagcttgtggACGACGAGGAAAGCCGCCCCAATCATGGCGTccatggaagctttccacctaactTGGCTTGTTATCTCACTTCCATTATTTGAgagagttttcttatgccatttgtagttgttttcattgacctattgtttgtatttgtttgcatggacgagtagaccccaaggtcaccggatacTGGTGAACCTTgcggtgaacttgtgtatttggatgatttaattatgtctattgcaattgttgtgtgtttctGATTCATTCTTGatgcatttgatgtgtttcttacatgagaactctgtaaaccaacttctaggttgtacttggtagcgtgaccatcactcttatactagacacaccaagtttggaagggattcatgtatgaatatgccgtgaccatcgagtATTTTGTActctccaacattagggctagagCAAGTTGTGTTTTGGCTCTAATTAGAGATTCCCCCTTTTgctaatgcaatcgtatgaggatttgatcggaagaaattctgtatcaatacttataccagATCAGGGGTCAACTGCCGTGACCGTctggttgatctaatttaggcaATCTTGAGGTCCAatccttcaattgcatgacattcttagcatcctttgcactttagtagaccctagggaatccgcatctgtgaccatttcattcccttgattttatacccttgccgtATTTTAGACTCTACTTGAAATTCTTTTACTTTAATTAATAGTTTAGAGAACCCCTTTGAATATTTCGGCTAGACAATTCAGCCTCATTCCTAAGAGACATAAATGcagatttttcaaaatattccaACAAACTTGATAATTCAGTCCCTTGATATTGCATCCCACACTCTTCATGTATCTCCTGTATTGTAGCTATCCTTGAACTCAACACCTCATCCTATTTCTTACACAGATCAAGGCGTGCTACAAACTGTTCCATCTTCTTCCCAGTAGATGCCATCTGTTCCTTTAATGTCTCCATTAGTACTGCTTCGTTGAACATGGTCCcataatagaaaagaaaaaccagGAAGCACTATttactcaataaaaataaagaaaagaaggaaataagAAATGGAGAAAAAGGTGGAAGAAGGGAATATGAAGtagaaaagtaaatgaaaatgtgaatgactaaagtaactaAGTCATGGTATTTCTAATATCCCGTTCCAAGGCAACTGCGCCAAAAACATGTCCGAATAtccgtgtgtaccgcaagtgcacgggtgtcaaactaataattaccccggtgagtgggtagtctaatccacagggaacataagtattagtattaaccacttctcagttatctagtcaaaattgatgaatatgatggagtgaactaattgcaagaaaagTTAACAAGCAAGAAAATGGGCAAGAAATAGAGTATAGGTgttctcaatcactaaagatgagCTACTTGGGTGATGCTTCCCTAGGATCTTCCAAGAAGCTCAAGATTTGTTAAATGCTCCTGAACCGAGTCTAATAAGTCGAgctaatccaagaacaatcggtccTTGTCTACAAGAAACcggcactagtcccctataGAGTCCCGGctgagaaatcactcaatctcaacacctcacaccccatatgaccgcactaagctctagggatacctaagagtgaaaccaattcctaaatatagatccaaccctatttcccggTGAAGGGTCactaatcccctacaaggtcccggtggagaaattgagcaatctcacacctcacaccaaatatggttgtatagagTATAGGGAATACGAAGATAGGAAACAGtcaatcagaggggaaaggggacactccactatctcatgactcaccctctcaaccctctttaacctcgatgttctaactctaatggagacttctcacatcaaagtaacatatcatgcaatgtagatcaatcacaaagatcaataacacatgcaagtaatgaaattacaaggttaaatctcaaacaaactcggattaactagaaaatatagcaaatcaatacaaaagcaTAGagcctagggttcacatgcccaaatacccactagggtttcgTCCTCTGATAAATGTTTGTGTACTataaatatgaagtattcttttcttacggtGAGCATTACTTCTATAAGATCTTATCACTAATGCATGTGCTTTTGTGCCTTTTGAGCATTTAagattgtggagccaaatagagaaaaaagaagGCAAAGTAGATTGCTAATGTATTatattgatggaatcttgaagtgaacacacgagaagacacaagttgtgatcgaagatacgtgaatgtgtgccaaccttcatgcacttaagcaattacatggtttggagaggcacaaaggcaatcacatttgcgtattctgatttgtgcaatgttagcaagatcttcactgacaatgccccttgcgtgtgacctgtaagtgcacgggtttgtcgatgtaataaatcccaagtgagtgggttatcgtatccacagcgaatagtgaatagaaacacgacgattgctacttaactaagtgaagatgaaaaaataatagtatggataaaatcaatgtaaaCAAGACTAAAgacaataagaaagagaggcacaataaaatgagtgGAAAGACAATCAATTGAAAGtagggcactcggacattgctcccctagagttattgattcaagtacaagaccaactattatgtccactaactgatgcttaatgagccATGGAAATCATAAAATACACGGTCATAAACCtaagtcaaccatgactaactctacattatgccccggtggagaaatcgctcagtctcaatacctcacactgtgtacagttgcaagaagctctagggattttaagtgataaaccctattcctatatgtagatctaaccttttggtcgaggcgaaagacccctagtcacaattaagccccagatactaaggattacgtcaacgcttcactctattgctcgtgcaactaagccccagcggagttctctcttagcactttactctattgtgatcgcaaagaactaTAGGAAcatggatgtaggataaattacactagagggaaaaggggacgcttcgctacctctcgactcaccctctcaaccctttccaatcttgcaatgtctaaccctcatagtgtgtcacttaTCCATAAAAGGCTACCatgatggactctcaaccctagtgtcactctatgggagaaatcattcaacaagcattaaagattggaactaAATTTAAGATATCAAttgaaaaaacataataaaaggtcaatgaaacaataacatcctagggcttgcaagtccaagtacccactaggggtttagctctctacggagcaagatacaatcaataatgaaatcaaaagtaaaaacatgtaatctataagaaaaacacctcggtattcgtgtcgatgatcttgtagagtatcctcatcctctccaaaggtcctcttgtcaagcctagggtacacctaaccggattggtgccgatgaaagtacccataataactatcttccaagagaaaaaCGGTGTCGAAggcatagaaccactccaaaccCTTGTCAAAGCtactcgaaaccctagccgtaggcctcccaaaagttggaaaaagatggagagaaggatgaaagatggatccccaaattggTACtagtcgcggctttataaagggatggaatcaggcatccatactagcgtgtggaattttcacaggctgtgtggatttctgcaaatCGGATTTTCTGCatgttgtgaatagtaactgctagaGTGATTTACTGCaataacctactacagtactccaccaaaatactcccgaatccacacttttcattcaggcaacataaacgggcacacgtctatgccatagatcgcatcgcttcttcaataaaatgccatattggtgaagatcttcctaacattgcacaagtcagaatacgcaaatgtgcctgcctttgtgctcctccaagctatgtaattgcttgagcgcatggaggttggcatacattcacgtatcttcgattaCAACTTGAGTCTTCTcatgtgttcacttcaagattccatcaacataatacattcgtaatctactttggcttctttcttctctatttggctccacaaccctatatgcacaaaagaacataaaaacacatgcattagcgataaaatctgataaaagtaatgctcatcgtaagaaaagaatacttcgtattctttgTACACAAACACTCACTTGCGTATTCCAATTTGttcaatgttagcaagatcttcaccaatatgtcaatttattgaagaactgatgcgatctacggtatagacatgtgcccgtttatgttgccttgatgaaaaatgtggatttcGGAGTATTTTGGCTGAGAGACTGTAGCAGGttttgtagtaaatcactgtagcagttactgtttatagaCCGCAAAAAAAATCCGATTTCCAGAAAtacacacaggggtgtggaaattccacacgcctgtttggatgcctgattctagccctttataaagccgcaacttgtaccgatttggggatccatctttcatccttcgctccatcttttctccaacttttgggaggcttACAGTTAGgatttagaggggctttggcaagggttttggagtggttctatggcttcaacactgcatttctcttggaagatagttattggggggcttccgttggcaccgatccggctaggtgtgtcctaggcttgagaaaaagacctttggagaggacgagactactccacaagaccatcgatatgaatgccaaaggggttttcttatggattacatgtttttactttcgatttctttattgattgtatcttgctccatggagagctaaaccccctaatgggtacttggacttgtaaaccctaggatgatattgtttcattgaccttttaatatgttttccttaattgatgtctttaattgagttctaatatttaatgcttgttgaatgatttctcccttagagtaacactagggttgagagtccatcttggtagcctttatggataagtgacacaccatgagggttagacattgcaagattagagagggttgagagggcaagtcgagaggcagcggagcgtcccctttttcctccgCTGTAATTtatctacctccatgttcctagagttctttgtggtcacaatagagtgaagtgctaagagaggaactccgttggggcttagttgcgcgagcaatagagtgaagcgttaaagtaatcttttgtatttggggcttaattgtgactaggggtctttcacctccaccaaagggttagatctacatataggaatagggtttatcacttggaatccctagagcttcttgcaactgtacacagtgtgaggtgttgagactgagtgttTTCTCCggtagggcatagtgtagagttagtcacggtcgaccttaggtttgggagcgtgtattttaggatttccatgactgaTTAAgtatcaattaggagacataatagttggtcttgcacttgaatcaataaccctagggggagcaatgtccgagtgccccactttctatcgattgcctatcctctcattttatcgtgccacTCTTTCTTATTgtctttagtcttgttcacattgattttatccacactattattgtttcatcttcacttagttaagtagtaatcgttgtgtttctatttactattccctatggatacgataaccaACTTGCCTgggatttattaatttgacaaactcgtgcacttgtgggtcacatgcaaggggtgttgtcagccTCCATGGGCCtaattacaaaacaataatgaacacaatgaaaagcaatgacaCCCATAGAAACCCCCCCTCCCCCCGACTTCGCGCatattggccttgatgggtagttgaATGTCTttaagggttcctctccgaagctaggtcgccaacggtgaaggaacctatcaaagttggttaAGAACTTACACCAAATCGACAATGACCTccttttcaaaccctagctgacTTGCCCTCTAAGTACTccctcaaagctccgcaaaaagtcacCCAAAAAAGGACAAACGTCGTATTTATAGCTCAGATTcgcatctgtcacgtgccctcatgcgcTGTGTGGATTTTCTATGCActcgcgtgggctgcaggaatttccatgcgggtgCGTGAAGGTTAACTTTGCTACAACAATGCTATAGTAAAATtactacaatgttttgctacagttaTTTTCACAAACACGATTCAAACATTTTCCTCTTGAGGCCACAAAATCGGGCACACGATTACGTtctaggctataagactttttcttcatcgaggcatttttgaaaggtcttgtaatcttcataaagagaaggaacgtgaagatgtgactgcctttgtgccattcTAATTGGTGAATTGACTtaaatctccttggaagttggcacacatctccccATTCATAAACTCCTCTTCTGTCTTCATCTTTAAATTGCACAAGATCTCACAATACCGTGCCgtaatagcctatctttgttccttttgaattttcaatgcattcacaacctacatgcataaaagaacacccaatacacggtATAAGAcgtaaaccatatataaaatgatgctcaatacatgtaaaacacatataaaatacatgtttACTCATGCACTTATCATGTACCGGTGACTTGGAGGCAAGGGCAGGTCCTTCTTTGATTACCTTAACTTATTAGACTTTGTTTAGAAGCATTTAATGGATCTAGAGCTTCATGTTATATCCTAGGGGGAACATTGCCTGAGTAcctcatcttcattgattgagatctcctttactttatatcttgcccgtttgcttgcttattgtcttctcttgcaattagttcatttcatcacatccattgattccgactagataactgagaagtggttaatgctaatacttccgttccctgtggattcgactacccactcaccggggtaattattactttgacacccgtgcacttgcggtttacacgcaatTCGGGCACATGAAGATGGGAGTGTTTTATTGCTTCTGGGAGCTTGAAGATGGCTTTTTTATTGCTGCTATATAGTGTCATCATCTTGTCTTGGACATCCAAGATATCATGGAAGTCATAAGAAACAATCAACCTAGAAAGATTGGGACTTTTGCATCCTTTGACACACCGCTTATGTGTCTGCAAGTACACAAGTCATTTAATATTAAAGTATACCCAACAGGTCGTTTAGTCTAATCCATGAGGGAACATGAGTGAAGTGATTAA includes:
- the LOC120271631 gene encoding uncharacterized protein LOC120271631 produces the protein MPKYVKFMKELLTNKRKLEELETVALTRNYSAMIQRNLSMKLTDPGSFIIPCVIGEDMRPIRMTIQLANRSIKKHRGVVEDVLVRVDKLIIPVDFVILDVDDDVEVPLILG